The following proteins are encoded in a genomic region of Methanoculleus bourgensis MS2:
- a CDS encoding DUF7123 family protein translates to MSTKDRIKERYSDTQRKILHHLKSGLKAGKSYFKSKYIASDLGLSPKEVGINLAILSEICDELDIRRWSYSNSTTWRVTPRAS, encoded by the coding sequence ATGTCGACAAAAGACCGTATTAAAGAAAGATATAGCGATACCCAGAGGAAGATCCTGCATCACCTCAAATCCGGGTTGAAAGCAGGCAAATCCTACTTCAAATCAAAGTATATCGCAAGCGACCTGGGTCTTTCCCCGAAAGAGGTCGGCATCAACCTTGCCATCCTCTCGGAGATCTGTGACGAGCTTGATATCAGGCGCTGGAGTTACTCGAACAGCACGACCTGGCGTGTCACTCCTCGTGCATCATAA
- a CDS encoding methyl-accepting chemotaxis protein, translating into MVLPEAVEAALNAGIDGDTSVRIDLAGVPEGFRPLAVSINALIEKNEEEKRSLQSQLEAAGALRQRSETIIQQNPMPILVVDTGLGVTMANAAYADMSGIPRDQVVGRSLRDFRVTSQKGSGLRQVIREKKQAYAEVVVELPSGTHTLEQYGIPLLDAKDEIESILIVYNDITRQREGEEEIRAQMENIAELQRQSETIVQKNPMPILVVDTGMKIVTANEAYLRLTGIDRSRITTMTLRDFKILDQKGEGLRKVLTEKEQVYGEVTVEFPAGTYILEQYGIPLLDEKNELTGILNVYNDVTEKRKEEAEIRRMQHRIDTMIRENPLAIATLRPDKSRIDINDEYARMWRGTREETLAKKLYDYDITILDGDHFYACYETKKLARTDVMVKWPDGVKKYLTLNAIPILDEKGDIEMAFYVWNDWTDLQEEREEVAKTEHRVDAMIKQNPLAIATLRPDKSRIDINDEYARMWRGTREETLAKKLYDYDITILEGDHFYACYETKKLARTDVMVKWPDGVKKYLTLNAIPILDEKGDIEMAFYVWNDWTGQQEKEDQIRDLMETARRESERLAESAKELGGALAAMAKGDMTAFVEAEGDDPLHVVKSDYNASLTAIRAFLNEVAKAVHRVEETAKEVSKSSDEIIRATEQVAVSTQQSSEDARKQLVGIEEIGKDINDLSASIEEIASTSQEVMEHASRASKEGNEAASLGEVATKKMLLVEEISKQTVDEISTLNEQMREINNIVKLITDIANQTNLLALNAAIEAARAGEHGRGFAVVAGEIRNLAGESKRASQDIEDLIRTIQASTEKTAGSMQASHQEIQAGIESVNKVIGALNRIVNGVEVVAHGITEITKATEDQAGSTNNVMQKMDESTHMTKENLDRTEDMAALAEEVSASTQEVGSASHELAGMAEQLEKLMREFKLS; encoded by the coding sequence CCCGATGCCCATTCTGGTAGTTGACACTGGGCTCGGGGTAACTATGGCAAATGCCGCATATGCCGATATGAGCGGGATCCCAAGAGACCAGGTGGTCGGCAGAAGCCTGAGAGACTTCAGAGTGACGTCACAGAAGGGTTCCGGCCTCCGGCAGGTGATCCGGGAGAAGAAACAGGCGTATGCTGAAGTCGTGGTCGAGCTCCCCTCGGGAACCCATACACTTGAACAGTATGGTATCCCGCTTCTTGACGCGAAAGACGAGATCGAGAGCATTCTTATTGTCTATAACGATATCACCCGGCAGCGGGAGGGCGAGGAAGAGATTCGGGCCCAGATGGAGAATATTGCCGAACTGCAACGGCAGTCAGAGACGATCGTCCAGAAAAACCCGATGCCTATCCTTGTCGTCGATACCGGGATGAAGATCGTCACTGCCAACGAGGCATACCTCCGGTTGACTGGTATCGACCGGTCGCGTATCACCACGATGACCCTCCGGGACTTCAAGATCCTCGACCAGAAAGGGGAGGGGCTCAGGAAGGTGCTTACTGAGAAGGAGCAGGTTTATGGCGAAGTTACAGTAGAGTTCCCCGCCGGGACCTACATCCTGGAGCAATACGGGATCCCGCTCCTCGACGAGAAGAACGAGCTGACCGGTATCCTGAACGTCTATAACGACGTTACTGAAAAACGGAAAGAGGAGGCCGAGATCCGGCGGATGCAGCACCGCATCGACACGATGATCCGGGAGAACCCGCTTGCCATCGCGACGCTCCGTCCTGACAAGAGCCGGATCGACATCAACGACGAATATGCCCGGATGTGGCGGGGGACGCGGGAAGAGACCCTTGCAAAGAAACTCTACGACTACGATATCACCATCCTGGACGGCGACCACTTCTACGCCTGCTACGAGACGAAGAAACTCGCACGGACGGACGTCATGGTCAAGTGGCCCGACGGTGTGAAGAAGTACCTCACCCTCAACGCCATCCCCATCCTCGACGAGAAGGGCGATATCGAGATGGCCTTCTACGTCTGGAACGACTGGACCGATCTCCAGGAGGAGAGGGAGGAGGTTGCGAAGACCGAGCATCGCGTGGATGCGATGATCAAGCAGAATCCGCTTGCTATCGCGACGCTCCGTCCTGACAAGAGCCGGATCGACATCAACGATGAGTATGCCCGGATGTGGCGGGGGACGCGGGAAGAGACCCTTGCAAAGAAACTCTACGACTATGACATCACCATCCTTGAGGGAGACCATTTCTACGCCTGCTACGAGACAAAGAAACTCGCCCGGACTGACGTTATGGTCAAGTGGCCCGACGGTGTGAAGAAGTATCTCACCCTCAACGCCATCCCCATCCTCGACGAGAAGGGCGATATCGAGATGGCCTTCTATGTCTGGAACGACTGGACCGGGCAGCAGGAGAAAGAGGATCAGATCAGGGACCTGATGGAGACCGCCAGGCGGGAGAGCGAGAGGCTTGCAGAGAGCGCCAAAGAACTCGGAGGGGCACTCGCCGCCATGGCAAAAGGTGACATGACGGCGTTTGTGGAGGCAGAGGGCGATGACCCGCTCCATGTTGTCAAGAGTGACTACAACGCCTCGCTGACCGCTATACGTGCGTTCCTCAATGAGGTGGCAAAGGCAGTCCATCGGGTTGAAGAGACGGCGAAAGAGGTCAGCAAGAGTTCTGATGAGATCATCCGTGCCACGGAACAGGTCGCGGTATCGACGCAGCAGTCGTCGGAGGATGCACGGAAGCAGCTCGTTGGTATCGAGGAGATAGGGAAGGATATCAACGATCTCTCGGCATCGATCGAGGAGATCGCAAGCACGTCGCAGGAGGTCATGGAGCATGCCTCGAGGGCATCAAAGGAAGGCAACGAAGCGGCCTCTCTCGGTGAAGTCGCGACGAAGAAGATGCTCCTCGTCGAGGAGATCTCAAAACAGACTGTAGATGAGATCAGCACCCTCAACGAACAGATGCGGGAGATCAACAATATCGTCAAACTGATCACCGATATCGCCAACCAGACCAACCTCCTTGCTCTGAACGCCGCGATCGAGGCCGCCCGCGCCGGAGAGCACGGCCGCGGGTTTGCGGTCGTTGCCGGAGAGATCAGGAACCTTGCAGGCGAGTCCAAGCGGGCAAGTCAGGATATCGAGGACCTGATCCGGACGATCCAGGCCAGCACCGAGAAGACCGCAGGGTCCATGCAGGCGTCTCACCAGGAGATCCAGGCTGGCATCGAGAGCGTCAACAAGGTCATCGGGGCCTTAAACCGGATCGTCAATGGTGTGGAAGTGGTTGCTCACGGCATCACCGAGATAACGAAGGCCACCGAGGACCAGGCAGGTTCCACCAATAACGTCATGCAGAAGATGGACGAGTCCACCCACATGACCAAGGAGAACCTGGATCGCACTGAGGATATGGCCGCACTTGCAGAGGAGGTCAGTGCATCAACCCAGGAGGTCGGCAGCGCGTCCCACGAACTGGCGGGTATGGCCGAACAACTTGAGAAGCTGATGAGAGAGTTCAAACTCAGCTAA
- a CDS encoding potassium channel family protein, with protein MMEREYQPVSFKDVLIEMKDVSELMVDLSYSAILFDNKEIALEVINLEESMNKLVYQARIQSVLGARRLEEAEAMSGMLQVAEAAERIANSASDIAMLILKDIKFPAKLKRVFPEAEEVVTRVIVSQGSELAGHTLGELKVQSTTGMQVIAIRRGRGWIYDPDKTTRLETGDILISRGPEAGADILSTMAGTVECPSYEPSPAGAVDDLDRAVQLIIEMKNLSELSVGLAYTSLLFNNKEIADEVVALDKTLDNMRYDMDLWVLEAARKIDDVRYLRGLLYMSSFAQAISDSAHSIVDVLLRDIEIPPVFKKIVRESDEIITRIPVAEPSPLIGRTLKEASLGTVTGMVVLAIKHGDRWVYRPGKGARLQSGDIIIAKGRRDGECRLYELAGYTIEEPEE; from the coding sequence ATGATGGAACGTGAATATCAACCGGTCAGCTTCAAAGACGTTCTGATCGAGATGAAGGATGTCTCTGAACTGATGGTTGATCTCTCTTACTCTGCGATACTCTTCGATAATAAAGAGATAGCGCTCGAAGTGATCAATCTCGAGGAGAGCATGAATAAACTGGTCTATCAGGCCAGAATTCAGAGTGTTCTCGGTGCAAGACGGCTTGAAGAAGCGGAGGCGATGAGCGGTATGTTGCAGGTAGCCGAGGCGGCAGAGAGGATCGCGAACTCGGCTTCAGACATAGCGATGCTTATCCTGAAGGATATCAAGTTTCCGGCAAAACTCAAGCGGGTCTTCCCCGAAGCAGAGGAGGTTGTCACCAGGGTTATCGTCAGCCAGGGAAGCGAACTTGCCGGCCACACGCTCGGGGAACTGAAAGTCCAGAGCACGACAGGCATGCAGGTGATTGCTATCCGGCGCGGGAGGGGCTGGATTTACGATCCCGACAAAACCACCCGGCTGGAGACCGGGGACATCCTGATATCGCGTGGCCCGGAGGCCGGGGCCGATATCCTCTCGACGATGGCGGGAACGGTAGAGTGTCCCAGTTACGAACCCTCCCCTGCGGGTGCGGTCGACGACCTCGACAGGGCTGTCCAGTTGATCATCGAGATGAAGAACCTCTCGGAGTTATCTGTCGGGCTTGCGTACACTTCCCTGCTCTTCAATAACAAGGAGATAGCAGACGAAGTGGTCGCCCTCGACAAAACGCTGGATAATATGCGCTACGACATGGACCTCTGGGTCCTCGAGGCAGCGCGGAAGATCGACGATGTGCGCTACCTCAGGGGCCTTCTGTATATGTCCTCGTTTGCGCAGGCGATCAGCGATTCGGCTCACTCGATCGTCGATGTTCTGTTGCGTGACATCGAGATCCCGCCGGTCTTTAAGAAGATCGTCCGGGAATCAGATGAGATCATCACGCGGATACCTGTAGCAGAGCCATCGCCGCTCATCGGCAGGACCCTCAAGGAAGCGTCTCTCGGGACTGTGACCGGGATGGTCGTGCTCGCCATCAAGCACGGCGACCGGTGGGTCTACCGCCCCGGAAAGGGTGCCCGGCTCCAGAGCGGGGATATTATCATCGCAAAAGGCAGACGGGATGGTGAATGCCGGTTGTATGAACTTGCCGGGTACACCATCGAGGAGCCTGAAGAATAA
- a CDS encoding magnesium transporter, producing MRWTVMVMGQGLYSQSRRRLVLTGLGALLVSAAASSVAGIYLGSVREVLGLIPGLMVLLPSIIDMRGNIAGVLASRLSSSMHLGEFSINFEEGCVLGDNIRASFVVTVLIAFVLGIFAYIASLLAGLPVVGITDLVLISVVSGIVSGLVVMGITLVIALASYRYGLDLDMIAAPTVTTSGDIVTLPILVLSAVFVMLLSPPARLVLGVAVVAVAIAAVLYTHRRPEGIGAIVRENLSLLIPLSVLGTMAGLTYSLNLDDLVTFAAFLILIPPFMGGLGSIGGILGSRLSTGMHTGELNPQPLPERAAVHHFIISYLYTLILLPLLALIAHGAAVLMGLNSPGLGMLVTISLVAGLVVMTLVNGAAYVTASLSFRYGLDPDNFGIPVITSLIDLIGAATLVAVIDLLL from the coding sequence TTGAGATGGACGGTGATGGTGATGGGGCAGGGTCTTTACAGCCAGAGCCGCCGCCGTCTCGTTCTGACCGGCCTGGGTGCCCTGCTCGTCAGTGCCGCCGCATCGAGCGTTGCAGGCATCTATCTGGGTTCAGTTCGTGAAGTCCTCGGGCTGATACCCGGCCTGATGGTGCTCCTGCCGTCGATCATCGATATGCGAGGGAACATAGCCGGGGTTCTCGCATCCCGCCTCTCGTCGTCGATGCACCTGGGTGAGTTCTCCATCAACTTTGAGGAAGGCTGTGTCCTCGGCGACAACATCCGTGCCTCGTTCGTGGTGACCGTCCTCATAGCCTTCGTCCTCGGCATATTCGCCTACATTGCAAGCCTTCTTGCCGGGCTTCCAGTCGTGGGAATCACCGATCTGGTGTTGATCTCCGTCGTCAGCGGGATCGTCTCCGGGCTCGTGGTGATGGGGATCACCCTGGTCATCGCGCTTGCGAGCTACCGCTATGGTCTCGATCTCGATATGATCGCCGCCCCCACCGTCACTACCTCCGGAGACATCGTGACGCTCCCGATTCTCGTGCTCTCCGCGGTTTTTGTCATGCTTCTCTCTCCTCCGGCACGCCTGGTGCTCGGGGTTGCCGTGGTCGCCGTGGCCATCGCCGCAGTCCTCTACACCCATCGCCGGCCGGAAGGGATTGGGGCTATCGTCCGGGAGAACCTCTCCCTCCTCATACCGCTCAGCGTACTCGGCACGATGGCTGGACTGACCTACTCGCTCAACCTTGACGATCTGGTGACGTTCGCGGCGTTTCTCATCCTGATACCGCCATTCATGGGTGGTCTCGGGTCGATAGGCGGTATCCTCGGGTCACGCCTCTCGACCGGGATGCACACCGGCGAGCTGAATCCCCAGCCCCTCCCCGAGCGCGCAGCGGTGCATCATTTTATTATTTCCTATCTCTATACGTTGATACTGCTTCCACTGCTGGCGCTCATCGCACATGGCGCGGCGGTGCTCATGGGGCTAAATAGCCCCGGTCTTGGAATGCTGGTCACTATCAGCCTTGTAGCGGGTCTGGTCGTCATGACCCTGGTGAACGGCGCGGCGTATGTCACCGCGAGCCTTTCATTCCGGTATGGTCTCGATCCCGACAACTTCGGAATCCCTGTCATCACAAGCCTGATTGACCTGATCGGTGCAGCTACGCTCGTGGCAGTGATAGACCTGCTGTTGTAG
- a CDS encoding DHH family phosphoesterase encodes MEDMIVYRLGGNCDLEEVEEGKTYLGWVQGFAPFGVFVQLNDRIKGLVHKSNVKVQHSERDPIIVRVIQIRSNGNIDLEEVTPTVYQTQNVTKKTTSVLLSDIGKKIGRTVLVEGEVAQIKQTSGPTIFTVVDESGTGNAAAFIEAGVRAYPEVELGDIVGLTGEVMQRNNQLQIEAASMTVLEPEDAARVRGRIDAALDERAEPPELPFLIESEVLEALRPQMRQVAKEIRKAVLTARPIILRHHADADGICAAVAIEQAVTALLRESGGDFDAEYFLFKRSPSKAPFYEIEDITRDLDFALKDNARYGQKMPMILLMDNGSTDEDIPSLKVTRIYDLPVMVVDHHHPDESVDEYLIGHVNPYHVGGDYGITAGMLGTEIARLVNPAVEDQIQHLPAIAGVGDRSEAPERTRYLALAAPEYSEDDCRDIALALDYEQFWLRFSDGREIVKDILNLGGDPGRHEKFVDLLVEEANRAIEEQMEAIMPHIESQVLPNGAHLFMLDVELFAHRFTFPPPGKTSGEVHDRLVRERPGEPVVTLGFGPDFAVLRSRGVMMNIPKMVRELHTEIVGGGVSGGGHLVVGSIKFVEGMRDAVLESLIQKIGEAPI; translated from the coding sequence ATGGAAGATATGATTGTTTACCGCCTCGGAGGGAACTGTGATCTCGAAGAGGTGGAGGAAGGAAAGACCTACCTGGGATGGGTGCAGGGCTTTGCCCCGTTCGGCGTATTTGTTCAGTTAAACGACCGGATAAAGGGGCTCGTCCACAAGAGCAACGTGAAGGTGCAGCATAGCGAACGCGACCCGATCATCGTCCGTGTCATCCAGATCCGGAGCAACGGCAACATCGACCTCGAGGAGGTCACGCCGACCGTCTACCAGACCCAGAACGTGACCAAGAAGACGACGAGTGTGCTTCTCTCTGATATCGGGAAGAAGATTGGGAGAACCGTGCTGGTCGAGGGCGAAGTCGCACAGATCAAGCAGACATCGGGGCCGACGATCTTCACGGTTGTGGACGAGTCGGGCACCGGGAACGCAGCGGCGTTCATCGAGGCAGGTGTTCGCGCGTATCCTGAGGTTGAACTCGGGGATATTGTCGGCCTCACGGGTGAGGTGATGCAGCGCAACAACCAGCTGCAGATCGAGGCCGCGTCCATGACGGTCCTGGAACCGGAGGATGCGGCACGGGTCAGGGGGCGTATCGACGCGGCACTGGATGAGCGTGCGGAACCGCCCGAACTCCCGTTCCTTATCGAGAGTGAGGTCCTCGAGGCCCTCCGGCCGCAGATGCGTCAGGTCGCGAAGGAGATCCGGAAAGCCGTCCTGACCGCGCGGCCGATTATCCTCCGACACCATGCTGATGCGGACGGCATATGCGCCGCCGTCGCCATCGAGCAGGCGGTGACCGCGCTGCTCCGGGAGAGCGGCGGGGACTTTGACGCAGAGTACTTCCTCTTCAAGCGGTCTCCGTCCAAAGCTCCGTTTTACGAGATTGAGGATATCACGCGGGATCTGGACTTCGCCCTCAAGGATAATGCCCGCTACGGGCAGAAGATGCCGATGATCCTCCTGATGGACAACGGGTCCACTGATGAGGATATTCCGTCGCTGAAGGTGACCCGGATATACGACCTCCCGGTGATGGTCGTGGATCACCATCACCCTGATGAGTCGGTGGACGAGTACCTGATCGGCCACGTGAACCCCTACCATGTGGGCGGGGATTACGGCATTACGGCCGGGATGCTGGGGACCGAGATCGCCCGCCTGGTCAACCCGGCGGTCGAGGACCAGATCCAGCACCTGCCTGCGATCGCGGGGGTTGGGGACCGGAGCGAAGCCCCGGAGCGTACGCGCTACCTCGCACTGGCAGCACCCGAGTACTCGGAGGATGATTGCCGCGATATTGCGCTGGCGCTCGACTACGAACAGTTCTGGCTCCGGTTCAGCGACGGGAGGGAGATCGTCAAGGATATCCTGAATCTCGGCGGGGACCCCGGACGCCACGAGAAGTTCGTCGACCTGCTTGTTGAAGAGGCGAACCGGGCGATTGAGGAGCAGATGGAGGCCATCATGCCGCATATCGAGAGCCAGGTGCTGCCGAACGGTGCCCATCTCTTCATGCTCGATGTGGAGCTTTTCGCTCACCGGTTCACGTTCCCGCCGCCGGGTAAGACGTCGGGCGAGGTGCACGACCGGCTGGTCCGGGAGCGCCCGGGAGAACCGGTTGTCACGCTCGGGTTTGGCCCGGACTTTGCCGTCCTCCGTTCCCGGGGTGTCATGATGAACATTCCAAAGATGGTGCGTGAACTCCATACCGAGATCGTCGGCGGAGGCGTGAGCGGCGGCGGCCACCTGGTCGTCGGGAGCATCAAGTTCGTCGAAGGGATGCGCGATGCGGTCCTTGAGAGCCTGATCCAGAAGATTGGTGAAGCGCCAATCTGA
- a CDS encoding chemotaxis protein CheW, which yields MAASVDVVEFQLGEEHYALDIQIAREIVEMMPITPLPRAPRYLAGIINLRGEITNIIDLRNLLGLPESDGMEGQKIVVLMPDAAGGSNIGIIVDDVHSVIQVREEDIERINEGITSSISSYVKGIIKIGCEGDEKAKTLIIWLDVQKVINDLGNYQNAP from the coding sequence ATGGCAGCATCCGTAGATGTGGTAGAGTTCCAGCTCGGGGAAGAACACTACGCACTGGATATCCAGATAGCACGGGAGATTGTGGAGATGATGCCGATCACTCCCCTCCCCCGTGCTCCCCGGTATCTTGCCGGTATTATTAACCTACGAGGTGAGATTACAAACATCATCGACCTTCGAAATCTCCTTGGGCTTCCTGAATCTGATGGGATGGAGGGGCAGAAGATCGTCGTGCTGATGCCGGATGCGGCGGGCGGGTCGAACATAGGTATCATTGTCGATGACGTCCATAGTGTCATCCAGGTCCGCGAAGAGGATATCGAACGCATCAACGAAGGTATTACATCATCGATCAGCAGTTACGTCAAAGGGATCATCAAAATAGGGTGTGAAGGCGACGAGAAGGCGAAGACCCTTATCATCTGGCTCGACGTCCAGAAAGTGATCAACGACCTTGGAAACTACCAGAATGCCCCGTAG
- a CDS encoding CheR family methyltransferase, whose amino-acid sequence MDGFASLLRSIERLVGFKCSNYKEDYIKRRILSRMRLTNTADYEAYHKYLLGNPQEIDPLRNALTINVTKFFRDPEVFEVLRREVLPDLARHKKTIRIWCAGCATGEEPYSIAILAHELTALRRDVNVTVYATDIDTGALQKAMAGIYDEKALENVDRRRLRKHFISRDDGTFEVRSHIRDFVKFRQHDLMSGVPIARYLDAVTCRNVTIYFTEKQKNELARLFYSALTADGYYIMGKTEYLGREVEHLFTPYNIAQKILRKAA is encoded by the coding sequence ATGGATGGATTTGCGTCGCTCCTGCGGAGCATCGAGAGACTGGTCGGGTTCAAGTGCTCGAACTATAAAGAGGATTACATCAAACGACGCATCCTCTCCCGGATGCGCCTGACAAACACCGCTGACTACGAAGCCTACCACAAGTACCTCCTCGGAAACCCGCAGGAGATCGACCCGCTCCGTAACGCCCTCACCATCAATGTCACCAAGTTTTTCCGTGACCCCGAGGTCTTTGAAGTGCTGCGGCGGGAGGTACTGCCTGACCTGGCCCGCCACAAGAAAACGATCAGGATCTGGTGTGCCGGCTGTGCCACGGGTGAGGAACCCTACTCGATTGCAATCCTCGCGCACGAACTGACGGCGCTCCGCAGGGATGTCAACGTAACGGTATACGCGACCGATATCGACACCGGAGCACTACAGAAAGCCATGGCCGGCATATATGATGAGAAAGCGCTTGAGAACGTGGACAGGCGCCGGCTCCGGAAGCACTTCATCAGCCGTGATGACGGCACGTTCGAGGTCCGCTCCCATATCAGAGACTTCGTCAAATTCCGGCAGCATGATCTGATGTCGGGCGTTCCTATTGCCCGGTATCTCGATGCCGTAACCTGCCGGAACGTCACCATCTACTTCACCGAGAAGCAGAAGAACGAACTCGCACGGCTCTTTTATTCCGCGCTTACTGCCGACGGCTACTATATCATGGGAAAGACCGAGTACCTGGGAAGAGAGGTGGAACACCTCTTTACGCCTTATAACATCGCTCAGAAGATACTGCGGAAGGCCGCGTAA